The Pseudomonas allokribbensis genome has a window encoding:
- a CDS encoding type II toxin-antitoxin system RelE/ParE family toxin — translation MIKSFQHKGLRGFYETGSTRGIRADHAKRLSRMLQFMDRAAVPGDLDLPGWRLHPLKGELCEYWSLSVSGNWRVIFRFAGSDIELVDYLDYH, via the coding sequence ATGATCAAATCCTTTCAGCACAAAGGCCTTCGTGGCTTCTATGAAACCGGTTCGACTCGCGGGATTCGCGCCGATCACGCTAAACGGCTGTCGCGTATGCTGCAGTTCATGGATCGGGCAGCGGTTCCCGGGGATCTGGACCTTCCCGGTTGGCGTCTGCATCCACTGAAAGGGGAACTTTGCGAGTACTGGTCACTGAGCGTGTCCGGGAACTGGCGGGTTATCTTTCGATTTGCAGGGTCGGACATCGAACTGGTTGATTATCTGGATTACCACTGA
- a CDS encoding HigA family addiction module antitoxin, with translation MPMHNPPHPGETLLMDVLPELGISVTELARHLGFARPHLSRVLHGHAPISPDLAVRLERAGIGKARMWLGVQTDYDLWQAEHREQPAIQPIAAHA, from the coding sequence ATGCCCATGCACAACCCGCCACACCCCGGTGAAACGCTGCTGATGGATGTATTGCCGGAGCTTGGTATCAGTGTCACCGAATTGGCTCGGCATCTCGGATTCGCCCGCCCTCACCTTTCTCGTGTATTGCACGGACATGCGCCGATCAGCCCGGATCTGGCCGTACGACTGGAGCGCGCGGGGATTGGCAAGGCTCGTATGTGGCTAGGCGTTCAAACCGATTACGACCTTTGGCAAGCCGAGCACCGCGAGCAGCCAGCCATTCAACCAATCGCTGCTCACGCCTGA
- a CDS encoding DJ-1 family glyoxalase III, whose amino-acid sequence MTFRALITLAEGIDDLQCVTLIDVLRRASIEVVAASIEGRRMLTCARGTRLTADGMLIDVLAQTFDLIVLPGGAVGAQHLAAHQPLQQLLKDQASAGRLFAAIAEAPAVALQSFGVLRQRRMTCLPATSHNLSGCTFVDQPVVVDGNCITAQGSSAALAFALTLVEQLAGKAVRAKVAGELLA is encoded by the coding sequence ATGACCTTTAGAGCCCTGATTACCCTCGCCGAGGGCATCGATGATCTGCAATGCGTGACCCTGATCGACGTGCTGCGCCGAGCCAGTATTGAAGTGGTGGCGGCCAGCATCGAGGGACGGCGCATGCTGACCTGTGCCCGAGGCACGCGACTGACCGCCGACGGCATGCTCATTGATGTGCTGGCCCAGACCTTTGACTTGATCGTCCTGCCCGGTGGCGCTGTTGGCGCACAACACCTGGCGGCGCATCAGCCGCTGCAGCAATTACTAAAGGACCAGGCCAGCGCCGGACGCCTGTTCGCCGCCATCGCCGAAGCCCCGGCGGTCGCACTGCAAAGCTTCGGTGTTTTGCGTCAAAGACGCATGACCTGCCTGCCCGCCACCAGCCATAACCTCTCCGGTTGCACGTTTGTCGATCAACCTGTGGTAGTCGACGGTAATTGCATCACCGCCCAGGGCTCCAGCGCCGCACTGGCGTTTGCGCTGACGCTGGTCGAGCAACTGGCGGGCAAGGCCGTCAGAGCGAAGGTCGCGGGGGAGTTGCTGGCCTGA
- a CDS encoding DUF4879 domain-containing protein, whose translation MNKHWMKACGLIVLLLAGTPAALAASAAPLSEVKVIKVQSASCGLEDITDGQVQTRCDHSAPGIKVYVLEIGYGQSQPQAALDGFEVNGTRSPVCAFDNGNLTECTPGSKTVGSLYTFDLAGRQEGTFTFSNTSINAPRNTMSTQLYIK comes from the coding sequence ATGAACAAGCATTGGATGAAGGCCTGCGGATTGATCGTACTGTTGCTGGCCGGAACACCCGCAGCGCTCGCGGCCTCGGCGGCGCCGCTGAGCGAGGTGAAAGTCATCAAGGTTCAGTCGGCGTCCTGTGGGCTCGAAGACATTACCGACGGTCAGGTGCAGACCCGTTGCGATCACAGCGCGCCGGGCATCAAGGTCTATGTGCTGGAAATCGGCTATGGCCAGAGCCAGCCCCAGGCTGCACTGGATGGTTTTGAAGTGAACGGCACGCGAAGCCCGGTGTGTGCCTTCGATAACGGCAATCTGACCGAGTGCACGCCCGGCAGCAAAACCGTTGGTTCTCTCTATACCTTCGATCTGGCAGGTCGGCAGGAGGGCACTTTCACGTTCAGCAACACATCGATCAACGCCCCGCGCAACACGATGTCCACCCAGCTTTACATCAAGTAA